Proteins encoded by one window of Labrus bergylta chromosome 2, fLabBer1.1, whole genome shotgun sequence:
- the ier3ip1 gene encoding immediate early response 3-interacting protein 1, with product MSFTLYSLIQAAILCVNAVAVLHEERFLSKIGWGVDQSVGGFGDEPGIKAQMMTLIRSVRTVMRVPLIAVNSVCIVLLLLFG from the exons ATGTCTTTTACGTTGTATTCTCTCATTCAAGCTGCGATTTTATGCGTCAATGCTGTTGCTGTGTTACACGAAGAACGATTTCTAAGCAAAA TCGGCTGGGGAGTGGACCAAAGTGTCGGAGGTTTCGGTGATGAACCAGGCATCAAGGCGCAGATGATGACCCTCATTCGCTCTGTGAGGACGGTCATGAGAG TGCCGTTGATCGCTGTGAACTCAGTCTGCAttgtgctgctgctcctctttgGATGA